From the genome of Candidatus Desulfarcum epimagneticum, one region includes:
- a CDS encoding Serine/threonine protein phosphatase yields MKTRPITRRGFLKGMGAAAVAAGLPMSLVEVAFADSSQNFTFAYISDSHIQHIKGSQFVRNWDRGLIRSVAETNMLRPRPDFVVFGGDLAQLGTKPELDHGAEMLAKLNYKYYCVMGEHDYYLDLGEYWSELFGPHYYSWNHKGVHFVTLNSILTHDEWTYDRWPTAKRRMDEMAGLDNPNGSPFMVGEKQRKWLKKDLAGLPKNTPVVVFSHSPIQKIYKGWNFWTEDAEEVQALLRPFDDVTVVYGHVHQIQYNQIGNISFHAVMATAWPWPYPQSYSQAETHLPKLTVPMNRADPFFERDATGWQFVNLKTGRVDMTYNLYNNAERTVAYNAATGRPEDVSHQSPGRRIAPQTHY; encoded by the coding sequence ATGAAAACCAGACCCATCACCCGCCGGGGTTTTCTCAAAGGAATGGGCGCCGCCGCGGTGGCGGCCGGCCTGCCCATGAGTCTTGTGGAAGTCGCCTTCGCGGATTCGTCTCAAAATTTCACGTTCGCCTATATTTCCGACTCCCATATCCAGCACATCAAGGGCTCCCAATTCGTTCGAAACTGGGACCGGGGACTGATCCGCTCCGTGGCCGAGACCAACATGCTTCGCCCCAGACCCGATTTTGTGGTGTTCGGGGGCGACCTGGCCCAGCTCGGGACAAAGCCGGAGCTGGATCACGGCGCCGAGATGCTGGCCAAACTCAACTACAAATATTACTGTGTCATGGGGGAGCATGATTATTACCTGGATCTGGGCGAATACTGGTCCGAGCTTTTCGGCCCCCATTATTACAGCTGGAACCACAAGGGGGTTCATTTTGTCACGTTGAACAGCATCCTGACCCACGACGAGTGGACCTATGACCGGTGGCCCACAGCGAAGCGCCGCATGGATGAAATGGCCGGTCTGGACAATCCCAACGGATCGCCGTTCATGGTGGGGGAAAAGCAGCGAAAATGGCTCAAAAAAGACCTCGCCGGGCTCCCGAAAAACACGCCGGTGGTGGTGTTTTCTCATTCCCCCATCCAGAAAATTTACAAGGGATGGAATTTCTGGACCGAAGACGCGGAGGAGGTTCAGGCCCTTTTAAGGCCCTTTGACGACGTGACGGTGGTTTACGGCCACGTGCATCAGATTCAGTACAACCAGATCGGCAACATCAGCTTTCACGCGGTGATGGCCACCGCCTGGCCGTGGCCCTATCCCCAGAGCTATTCCCAGGCCGAAACGCATCTGCCCAAACTCACGGTTCCCATGAACCGGGCCGACCCGTTCTTTGAGCGCGACGCCACCGGCTGGCAGTTTGTCAACCTCAAAACAGGGCGCGTGGACATGACCTACAACCTCTACAACAACGCCGAGCGCACGGTGGCCTACAACGCCGCGACCGGCCGTCCGGAGGATGTGTCCCACCAGTCTCCCGGCAGACGAATCGCCCCGCAAACGCATTATTAA
- a CDS encoding Cytochrome-c peroxidase encodes MKNRHFRLILFAAWICLIGAMPADSAEPAPPLGLPGVEYPADNPQTPEKIILGEKLFHDKRFSSTGEVSCATCHDAAKAFTDSPLRVSEGIEKLTGTRNAPTVVNSAYFEKLFWDGRSPDLEDQALHPFTNPVEMGLKTHEPILNIVRADPEYRNEFRKVFGKGPASITMKEVTQAIAAFERTRISGNSPFDRWRYGGEEDALTPRQKRGFELFVNQGRCVSCHVIEETQAIFTDNRFHNVGVGINDIQEDVPALADEFIKADLTGSEVDVRVLTDMRTSELGRFAVTRKFDDLGAFKTPTLRNIEVTGPYMHDGSITELREVVKHYNHGGVTEKGDRVNDFLSGGIRPLNLTERQISDLTAFMKALTSPEFAQK; translated from the coding sequence ATGAAAAATCGTCACTTCCGGCTCATTCTCTTCGCGGCATGGATATGCCTCATCGGCGCCATGCCCGCTGATTCGGCGGAGCCCGCGCCTCCGCTGGGTCTTCCCGGCGTGGAGTATCCCGCGGACAATCCGCAGACCCCGGAAAAAATCATTCTGGGGGAAAAACTCTTTCACGACAAACGGTTCAGCTCAACCGGGGAGGTCAGCTGCGCCACCTGCCACGACGCAGCCAAAGCCTTCACGGACAGCCCCTTGAGGGTGTCGGAGGGCATCGAAAAGCTGACCGGAACCCGAAACGCGCCCACGGTCGTCAATTCCGCCTATTTCGAAAAACTCTTCTGGGACGGCCGGTCCCCGGACCTGGAGGATCAGGCCCTGCATCCCTTCACCAACCCCGTTGAGATGGGGCTGAAAACCCACGAGCCCATCCTGAACATCGTCCGGGCGGACCCGGAATATCGGAACGAGTTCCGAAAGGTGTTCGGCAAAGGCCCGGCCTCCATCACCATGAAAGAGGTGACCCAGGCCATCGCCGCCTTTGAGCGGACCCGAATTTCGGGAAATTCCCCCTTCGACCGCTGGCGCTACGGCGGAGAAGAAGACGCGCTGACTCCCAGGCAGAAAAGGGGATTTGAGCTGTTCGTCAACCAGGGGCGCTGCGTCTCGTGCCATGTCATCGAAGAGACCCAGGCGATTTTCACGGACAACCGCTTTCACAATGTGGGCGTGGGCATCAACGATATTCAGGAGGATGTGCCCGCGCTGGCGGATGAGTTCATCAAGGCCGATCTCACAGGCTCCGAGGTGGATGTGAGAGTTTTGACCGACATGCGGACCTCTGAGCTGGGGCGCTTTGCGGTGACCCGGAAATTTGACGATCTGGGCGCCTTTAAAACCCCCACACTGCGCAATATCGAGGTCACGGGGCCTTACATGCATGACGGCAGCATCACGGAGCTGCGGGAGGTGGTCAAGCACTACAACCACGGAGGCGTGACGGAAAAAGGCGACCGGGTCAATGACTTTCTGAGCGGCGGCATCCGTCCCCTCAACCTGACGGAGCGCCAGATCAGCGACCTGACGGCTTTCATGAAAGCCCTGACCAGCCCTGAATTCGCCCAAAAATAA
- a CDS encoding Pyridine nucleotide-disulfide oxidoreductase: MKSKKAKIIIFLLIVVLVTVFFASGAQRYFTLDYFKETQKAFQDFYAVNRFFTLAVYVGAYITMAALSLPGAAVMTLAGGALFGVWTGLLAASFASSIGATLAFLVSRFLLREYVQKKSGDRLKAINQGVEKDGAFYLFTLRLVPIFPFFIINLAMGLTPIKTLSFYLVSQIGMLPGAFVYVNAGTQIGRLESLKGIVSPELLFSFVLLGIFPLIAKKIISIVKARRVYKPFSKPKKFDYNLAVIGAGSAGLVSSYVAAMVKAKVVLIEAHKMGGDCLNTGCVPSKALIRSAKMLSYAKRAEDFGFDKSEVEFDFAKVMERVGRVIDKVAPHDSVERYSSLGVECVSGHARIVSPFEVEVGSRTLTARNIIVATGARPFVPPIPGLDSVSCLTSDNVWELRKLPKRLTVLGGGPIGCELAQAFARLGSEVTQVEMAPRIMGREDPEVSELVKDAFISEGVRVLVGHQAKEVRIEGDEKILVCEHEGREVRAPFDEILVAVGRAPNVTGFGLEDIGVEISKRRTPRTNELLQTNFPNIYCAGDVAGPYQFTHIAAHQAWHAAVNALFGKFKTFKVNYSAIPWCSYTDPEVARVGLNELEAAEKDIACEKTVYRIDDLDRAIADSEDRGFVKVLTAPGSDKILGVTIVGAHAGDMISEYILAMTHGLGLNKIMGAIHIYPTMAEANKYAAGEWKKAHKPEKLLKWVARYHSWMRG; encoded by the coding sequence ATGAAAAGCAAAAAAGCCAAAATCATCATTTTTCTTTTGATTGTGGTCCTGGTGACTGTTTTTTTCGCCTCAGGCGCCCAGCGCTATTTCACCCTGGACTATTTCAAGGAGACCCAGAAGGCGTTTCAGGATTTTTACGCCGTCAACCGGTTTTTCACCCTGGCCGTCTATGTGGGCGCCTACATCACTATGGCCGCGCTCTCCCTTCCCGGCGCGGCCGTGATGACCCTTGCCGGGGGCGCCCTTTTCGGGGTGTGGACGGGCCTTTTGGCGGCGTCATTCGCCAGCTCCATCGGCGCGACCCTGGCGTTTCTGGTCTCCCGTTTTCTTTTGCGGGAATATGTCCAGAAAAAATCCGGGGACAGGCTCAAAGCCATCAACCAGGGCGTTGAAAAAGACGGGGCGTTTTACCTGTTCACCTTAAGGCTGGTTCCGATTTTTCCCTTTTTCATCATCAACCTGGCCATGGGGCTCACGCCCATCAAAACCCTTTCTTTCTACCTGGTGAGCCAGATCGGCATGCTCCCGGGCGCCTTTGTGTATGTCAACGCCGGGACCCAGATCGGCAGACTGGAATCGTTAAAGGGGATCGTGTCGCCGGAGCTACTTTTTTCATTCGTCCTTCTGGGGATATTTCCTTTGATCGCCAAAAAAATCATCTCGATTGTCAAAGCCCGGCGGGTGTACAAGCCTTTTTCAAAACCCAAAAAGTTTGACTACAATCTGGCGGTGATCGGCGCGGGCTCGGCCGGCCTGGTCTCGTCTTACGTGGCCGCCATGGTGAAAGCCAAAGTGGTCCTGATCGAAGCCCATAAAATGGGCGGCGACTGCTTAAACACCGGCTGCGTGCCCAGCAAGGCGCTCATCCGCTCCGCCAAAATGCTGTCATACGCCAAACGGGCCGAAGACTTCGGGTTTGACAAAAGCGAGGTGGAGTTTGACTTTGCGAAGGTGATGGAAAGGGTGGGCCGGGTCATCGACAAGGTGGCGCCCCACGATTCCGTGGAGCGCTACTCCTCCCTGGGAGTGGAATGCGTCAGCGGCCATGCCCGGATCGTGTCCCCCTTTGAAGTGGAGGTCGGGAGCCGGACCCTGACCGCCCGGAACATCATCGTGGCCACCGGCGCCCGTCCCTTTGTCCCGCCCATCCCGGGCCTGGACTCGGTCTCCTGCCTGACCTCGGACAATGTCTGGGAGCTTCGAAAGCTCCCGAAACGCCTGACGGTTCTGGGCGGCGGTCCCATCGGGTGCGAGCTGGCCCAGGCCTTCGCCCGACTGGGATCAGAAGTGACCCAGGTGGAAATGGCGCCACGAATCATGGGCCGCGAAGACCCTGAGGTTTCGGAGCTGGTGAAAGACGCGTTCATATCCGAAGGCGTCCGGGTCCTGGTCGGGCATCAGGCCAAAGAGGTCCGGATCGAGGGGGACGAAAAGATTCTGGTCTGCGAGCATGAGGGCCGGGAGGTTCGGGCGCCCTTTGATGAGATACTCGTGGCCGTGGGGCGCGCGCCCAATGTGACGGGATTCGGCCTTGAGGACATCGGCGTTGAGATTTCAAAGCGCCGGACCCCCCGGACCAATGAGCTGCTCCAGACGAATTTTCCCAACATCTACTGCGCCGGAGATGTGGCCGGGCCGTACCAGTTCACGCACATCGCCGCCCACCAGGCGTGGCACGCGGCGGTCAACGCCCTGTTCGGAAAATTCAAAACCTTTAAAGTCAATTACAGCGCCATCCCCTGGTGCTCCTACACCGATCCGGAGGTCGCCCGGGTGGGATTGAATGAGCTGGAGGCCGCCGAGAAAGACATCGCCTGTGAAAAAACCGTTTACCGGATCGACGATCTGGACCGGGCCATCGCGGATTCCGAGGATCGCGGATTCGTCAAGGTCCTCACGGCGCCGGGCTCGGACAAAATTCTGGGCGTCACCATCGTGGGGGCCCATGCCGGCGACATGATTTCCGAATACATCCTGGCCATGACCCACGGGCTGGGGCTGAACAAAATCATGGGGGCCATCCATATTTACCCCACCATGGCCGAGGCCAACAAATACGCGGCCGGAGAGTGGAAAAAAGCCCATAAACCGGAAAAACTGTTAAAATGGGTGGCGCGCTACCATTCCTGGATGCGGGGGTGA
- a CDS encoding conserved exported hypothetical protein (Evidence 4 : Unknown function but conserved in other organisms), which translates to MRPAISKSRKIPVILICLAALRFALSSHAGEDMEDLIDIVESKSEIIAIIQGKKTVSIDLQTDEKVLWSGSKGDLGAALTPSRFLTISPSSNGWRSLPLKLEESKEASASLSSDIALLSTRNRVAAFDAASSRFVETPIPLHDERIAAKADTHIAVAVTSSRALALATGNSSFSKIRLGLRETIGSIKTASGKAMVRTSDRLLIFEAQRASWNERRLD; encoded by the coding sequence ATGCGACCCGCCATTTCGAAAAGCCGAAAAATCCCGGTCATTCTGATCTGCCTGGCCGCGCTGCGATTCGCCCTGTCCTCACACGCCGGCGAAGACATGGAAGACTTGATTGACATCGTGGAATCGAAAAGCGAAATCATCGCCATCATCCAGGGGAAAAAAACCGTTTCTATTGATCTTCAAACAGACGAGAAGGTTCTGTGGAGCGGCTCAAAGGGCGATCTGGGCGCGGCGCTGACCCCGTCGCGTTTTCTGACCATATCCCCTTCATCCAACGGCTGGCGGTCCCTGCCTTTGAAACTCGAGGAATCAAAAGAGGCGTCGGCGTCCCTGTCTTCCGACATCGCTTTGTTGTCCACCCGAAACCGCGTGGCGGCCTTTGACGCCGCCTCCAGCCGATTTGTTGAAACCCCGATTCCGCTTCACGATGAGCGGATCGCGGCCAAAGCCGACACACACATCGCCGTGGCGGTCACATCCAGCCGGGCGCTGGCGCTGGCCACCGGAAATTCGTCTTTTTCTAAAATCCGGCTCGGGCTTCGGGAAACCATCGGGTCCATCAAAACCGCGTCCGGAAAAGCGATGGTCCGAACCTCAGATCGTCTTCTGATTTTTGAAGCCCAAAGGGCTTCATGGAATGAGCGCCGGCTGGATTAG
- a CDS encoding DNA-binding protein codes for MKGVLVDSNIILDVFLDDPNWAEWSESRLVEFSSVGELFINPIVYSEVSVDFKRIEELESALKQAGFQMLQIPKEALFLAGKAFLRYRKNKGAKRSPLPDFYIGAQAAIFQLPLITRDLSRYRAYFPTVQLISPQIT; via the coding sequence ATGAAAGGCGTTCTGGTTGATTCCAACATTATCCTGGACGTTTTCCTGGATGATCCAAACTGGGCCGAATGGTCGGAATCCAGACTGGTGGAGTTCAGCTCGGTCGGAGAATTGTTTATCAATCCAATTGTATATTCTGAAGTGTCCGTCGATTTTAAGAGAATTGAAGAGCTGGAGTCCGCTTTAAAACAAGCGGGCTTCCAGATGCTTCAAATTCCAAAAGAAGCATTGTTTTTAGCCGGAAAAGCTTTTTTGAGGTATCGAAAAAATAAAGGCGCGAAACGATCTCCATTGCCCGACTTTTATATCGGCGCGCAAGCCGCTATCTTTCAACTGCCTTTAATAACACGTGATCTTTCAAGATACCGCGCATATTTCCCGACAGTCCAGTTAATCAGCCCCCAAATAACATAA
- a CDS encoding AbrB family transcriptional regulator, with amino-acid sequence MRVTTKGQVTIPHHIRKKLGILPAAEVEFVEEKNRVYIVKKEEAGSRNSTFRKLRGVATVKMTTDEIMALTRKD; translated from the coding sequence ATGCGTGTCACAACAAAAGGACAAGTCACCATCCCCCATCATATTCGCAAAAAACTGGGAATCCTTCCCGCTGCAGAAGTCGAATTTGTTGAGGAAAAAAATCGTGTCTATATTGTGAAAAAGGAAGAAGCGGGAAGCCGAAACAGCACATTCAGAAAATTGAGGGGCGTCGCGACTGTCAAAATGACTACTGATGAGATAATGGCTTTGACGAGGAAAGATTGA
- a CDS encoding putative nucleotidyltransferase (Evidence 3 : Putative function from multiple computational evidences; Product type e : enzyme) gives MGEIEAIRNRRNDIIEISRRRGATNIRVIGSTARGESGQSSDFDFLVDLEPGRSLLDHASLVLDLEKLLGRKVDIAVSSGLRQKVKERVLKEAVPL, from the coding sequence ATGGGAGAGATCGAAGCGATCAGAAACAGACGAAATGATATTATCGAAATTTCAAGAAGGCGCGGCGCCACCAATATCCGGGTGATCGGATCAACGGCAAGGGGAGAGTCCGGTCAAAGCAGCGATTTTGATTTCCTTGTTGATTTGGAGCCCGGGCGAAGTCTTCTGGACCACGCGTCCCTGGTTCTTGATCTGGAAAAGCTTCTTGGCCGGAAGGTGGATATAGCGGTCTCCAGCGGATTGCGCCAAAAAGTAAAGGAAAGGGTTCTAAAAGAGGCTGTTCCTTTATGA
- a CDS encoding conserved hypothetical protein (Evidence 4 : Unknown function but conserved in other organisms) gives MKKDKERIEDILEAIDRIERYFLKGREAFDADELIQIWMTHHIQTIGEAASRLSRELRDHHPDIPWSAIIGMRNILVHDYFGVDLEEVWSTVEKDIPQLKNEMTIILEEQAD, from the coding sequence ATGAAGAAAGACAAAGAGCGGATTGAGGATATACTTGAGGCCATTGACCGAATAGAGCGTTATTTTTTAAAGGGCCGCGAGGCGTTTGACGCCGACGAGCTGATCCAAATCTGGATGACACATCATATCCAGACCATCGGCGAAGCGGCGAGCCGCCTTTCCCGGGAGTTGCGAGACCATCATCCTGATATCCCCTGGTCCGCGATCATAGGCATGAGAAATATATTGGTCCATGATTATTTTGGAGTCGACCTTGAAGAGGTGTGGTCCACAGTCGAAAAAGACATTCCACAGCTGAAAAATGAAATGACAATCATTTTGGAAGAACAAGCGGATTAA
- a CDS encoding Molybdopterin converting factor, small subunit, whose protein sequence is MPPIVEINLFASLSRYEPENKNHFPVNPGDSAEDVLKSLGVPLDEAKLIFINGIRKSLSSVLQNGDRLGVFPPVGGG, encoded by the coding sequence ATGCCCCCTATCGTGGAAATCAATCTGTTCGCGTCCCTGTCCCGTTATGAGCCGGAAAACAAAAACCATTTTCCCGTCAATCCCGGCGACTCGGCCGAAGACGTCCTCAAAAGCCTGGGCGTCCCCCTTGACGAGGCCAAGCTCATCTTCATCAACGGGATCAGGAAAAGCCTTTCGTCTGTTTTGCAAAACGGAGACCGCCTGGGGGTGTTCCCGCCTGTGGGGGGGGGATAG
- a CDS encoding Acyl-CoA dehydrogenase translates to MAQTLVDRRDLDFVIWEQMEGETLLDEKVFPGFNKKTCDMVINEARSLAIKEMLPTLAEGDRQGVRYENGRAKVPECFNRPHRLLLEGEWINLQIGPEMGGQGAPPFLSFAAIEYFMAANWSVYAYAAMGCASAGMIHNYGTPEQIDLYVEKLVSGKWGGTMLLTEPQAGSDVGAIETTAVKQDDGSYLLTGNKIFITNGDHDLCENIVHPVLARVEGHEPGTKGISIFIVPKLLPGEDGAIGKPNDIVCVGVEEKHGIHGSATCAMSMGSKGECVGYLLGEEKQGMKIMFQMMNEARLATGIQALSHASAACLLAVNYARERIQGKDIERMFDAGAPSVPIIRHPDVRRNLLWMKAMVDGMRSFFHYAAIAGLKGFSAESDEKKQEWADLFELLTPFVKEYLAVKSHEVCVQAMQVHGGAGYTRDYLVEQYLRDCKITSIVEGCGGIQALDLVGRKMPMKNGAVFMSLMGKMGKTVEAAQKIDAAKDMAPRLEAAVGKMGEAAMTLGALAMEGKIKTALAHSLPFLHAGGDVIVAWMLLWRACVAAPKIEGAKKKDRAFYQGQVKTAEFFIHTALYETIGKFESILAATSAAVDIPDDGFGGL, encoded by the coding sequence ATGGCGCAGACACTGGTGGACAGGCGGGATCTGGATTTTGTGATCTGGGAACAGATGGAGGGGGAGACACTCTTGGACGAAAAGGTTTTTCCCGGTTTTAACAAAAAAACATGCGACATGGTCATCAATGAGGCCCGGAGCCTGGCCATCAAAGAAATGCTGCCCACCCTGGCCGAGGGCGACCGCCAGGGCGTTCGCTATGAAAACGGGCGGGCCAAAGTCCCGGAATGCTTCAATCGGCCCCACCGCCTTCTTCTGGAAGGAGAATGGATCAATCTCCAGATCGGCCCGGAGATGGGAGGCCAGGGCGCCCCGCCCTTTTTGTCCTTCGCCGCCATCGAATACTTCATGGCCGCCAACTGGTCCGTTTACGCCTACGCCGCCATGGGCTGCGCCTCCGCCGGAATGATCCATAATTACGGGACCCCGGAGCAGATCGACCTGTACGTCGAAAAACTGGTCTCCGGGAAGTGGGGGGGCACCATGCTGCTCACCGAGCCCCAGGCGGGCTCGGATGTGGGGGCCATCGAGACCACCGCCGTCAAACAGGACGACGGCTCCTATCTGCTCACCGGGAATAAAATTTTTATCACAAACGGCGACCACGACCTTTGCGAAAACATTGTCCACCCGGTCCTGGCCCGGGTGGAGGGCCACGAGCCCGGGACAAAGGGAATCTCCATTTTCATCGTCCCCAAACTCCTGCCCGGCGAAGACGGCGCCATCGGGAAACCAAACGACATCGTGTGCGTGGGCGTGGAGGAAAAACACGGGATCCACGGCAGCGCCACGTGCGCCATGAGTATGGGCTCCAAAGGCGAGTGCGTGGGCTATCTTTTAGGAGAAGAAAAACAGGGCATGAAGATCATGTTCCAGATGATGAACGAGGCCCGCCTGGCCACCGGGATACAGGCCCTTTCCCACGCCTCGGCCGCCTGCCTGCTGGCGGTGAATTACGCCCGGGAGCGAATCCAGGGAAAAGACATTGAGCGCATGTTTGACGCGGGCGCGCCCTCGGTTCCCATCATCCGCCATCCCGACGTGAGACGAAACCTTCTGTGGATGAAGGCCATGGTGGACGGCATGCGAAGTTTTTTTCATTACGCCGCCATCGCCGGGCTCAAAGGATTCAGCGCCGAATCCGATGAAAAAAAACAGGAATGGGCCGATCTCTTTGAGCTTCTGACCCCCTTTGTCAAAGAGTATCTCGCCGTAAAAAGCCACGAGGTGTGCGTCCAGGCCATGCAGGTCCACGGCGGGGCCGGCTACACCCGGGACTACCTGGTGGAGCAGTATCTGCGGGACTGCAAAATCACCTCCATCGTGGAGGGATGCGGCGGAATCCAGGCCCTGGACCTGGTGGGCCGCAAGATGCCCATGAAAAATGGGGCGGTGTTCATGAGCCTGATGGGAAAAATGGGAAAAACCGTGGAGGCGGCCCAAAAAATCGACGCCGCAAAAGACATGGCCCCCCGGCTTGAGGCGGCTGTGGGCAAAATGGGCGAGGCCGCCATGACCCTGGGCGCCCTGGCCATGGAGGGAAAAATCAAAACCGCCCTGGCCCATTCCCTGCCTTTCCTGCACGCCGGGGGAGACGTCATCGTGGCCTGGATGCTGCTGTGGCGGGCCTGCGTGGCGGCCCCGAAAATCGAGGGGGCCAAAAAAAAGGACCGGGCCTTTTACCAGGGCCAGGTGAAAACCGCCGAATTTTTCATCCACACGGCCCTTTATGAAACCATCGGGAAGTTTGAGTCCATCCTGGCCGCCACAAGCGCCGCCGTGGACATCCCGGACGACGGTTTCGGGGGCCTGTAA